The following proteins come from a genomic window of Trifolium pratense cultivar HEN17-A07 linkage group LG4, ARS_RC_1.1, whole genome shotgun sequence:
- the LOC123920062 gene encoding calmodulin-binding transcription activator 2-like isoform X2, with the protein MGPSLDDLLYYCSGKFSLKSVLMLADQMVIIHSFHDLLHIYKIESLTVDDVNKDGAKETLGMKAVQTISERIATPVFSGDIPDPDVICLKDSLDAVRNATQAADRIHQVYRMQSFQRKQLAQYEGDDEFGLSDQQALSVLASKASKSGHGDGSVNAAAIQIQKKFRGWTKRKEFLFIRQRVVKIQAHVRGHQVRKKYKSIIWSVGILEKVVIRWRRKGSGLRGFRPDAVIKAPNQPSNNPVKEDDYDFLKEGRKQSEERFQKALSRVKSMVQYPEARAQYRRLLNVVDDFRQTKASTSSPISSEGAVDGVEDLIDIDMLFDDDNFLPIVFD; encoded by the exons ATGGGACCGAGTCTCGATGACCTCCTTTACTATTGTAGTGGCAAGTTTTCGCTAAAATCGGTTTTGATGTTGGCTGATCAGATGgtaatcattcattcatttcatgacttgttacatatttataaaattgaatcACTCACCGTGGATGATGTGAATAAAGATGGTGCAAAAGAAACTTTGGGAATGAAAGCAGTACAGACGATTTCAGAACGAATTGCAACACCTGTGTTTAGTGGGGATATACCAGATCCAGATGTTATCTGCCTTAAGGATTCTCTCGATGCTGTCCGGAATGCTACACAAGCTGCTGATAGAATACATCAAGTATATAGAATGCAATCATTTCAAAGAAAGCAGTTAGCTCAGTATGAAGGTGACGATGAGTTTGGATTGTCAGATCAGCAAGCTCTTTCGGTTCTTGCCTCTAAGGCATCCAAATCTGGTCATGGGGATGGTTCAGTCAATGCTGCTGCAATACAAATACAGAAAAAGTTCCGTGGCTGGACAAAGAGAAAAGAATTCCTGTTCATTCGTCAAAGAGTTGTTAAAATTCAG GCTCATGTAAGAGGTCACCAAGTAAGAAAGAAGTATAAATCAATTATCTGGTCTGTGGGCATCCTGGAGAAGGTTGTAATACGGTGGAGGCGCAAGGGCAGCGGTTTACGTGGATTTCGACCAGATGCTGTTATTAAGGCCCCCAACCAACCAAGCAACAATCCTGTGAAGGAGGATGATTATGATTTTCTCAAGGAAGGGAGGAAACAGAGTGAAGAAAGATTCCAAAAGGCTCTTTCAAGGGTTAAGTCCATGGTTCAGTATCCAGAGGCCCGGGCCCAGTACAGGAGACTGCTAAATGTAGTAGACGATTTCCGTCAAACCAAG GCATCTACTTCAAGTCCGATAAGTTCGGAAGGGGCAGTTGATGGTGTTGAGGATTTGATTGATATTGACATGCTTTTTGATGATGATAATTTCTTACCTATAGTATTCGATTGA
- the LOC123920062 gene encoding calmodulin-binding transcription activator 2-like isoform X4, translated as MVIIHSFHDLLHIYKIESLTVDDVNKDGAKETLGMKAVQTISERIATPVFSGDIPDPDVICLKDSLDAVRNATQAADRIHQVYRMQSFQRKQLAQYEGDDEFGLSDQQALSVLASKASKSGHGDGSVNAAAIQIQKKFRGWTKRKEFLFIRQRVVKIQAHVRGHQVRKKYKSIIWSVGILEKVVIRWRRKGSGLRGFRPDAVIKAPNQPSNNPVKEDDYDFLKEGRKQSEERFQKALSRVKSMVQYPEARAQYRRLLNVVDDFRQTKQASTSSPISSEGAVDGVEDLIDIDMLFDDDNFLPIVFD; from the exons ATGgtaatcattcattcatttcatgacttgttacatatttataaaattgaatcACTCACCGTGGATGATGTGAATAAAGATGGTGCAAAAGAAACTTTGGGAATGAAAGCAGTACAGACGATTTCAGAACGAATTGCAACACCTGTGTTTAGTGGGGATATACCAGATCCAGATGTTATCTGCCTTAAGGATTCTCTCGATGCTGTCCGGAATGCTACACAAGCTGCTGATAGAATACATCAAGTATATAGAATGCAATCATTTCAAAGAAAGCAGTTAGCTCAGTATGAAGGTGACGATGAGTTTGGATTGTCAGATCAGCAAGCTCTTTCGGTTCTTGCCTCTAAGGCATCCAAATCTGGTCATGGGGATGGTTCAGTCAATGCTGCTGCAATACAAATACAGAAAAAGTTCCGTGGCTGGACAAAGAGAAAAGAATTCCTGTTCATTCGTCAAAGAGTTGTTAAAATTCAG GCTCATGTAAGAGGTCACCAAGTAAGAAAGAAGTATAAATCAATTATCTGGTCTGTGGGCATCCTGGAGAAGGTTGTAATACGGTGGAGGCGCAAGGGCAGCGGTTTACGTGGATTTCGACCAGATGCTGTTATTAAGGCCCCCAACCAACCAAGCAACAATCCTGTGAAGGAGGATGATTATGATTTTCTCAAGGAAGGGAGGAAACAGAGTGAAGAAAGATTCCAAAAGGCTCTTTCAAGGGTTAAGTCCATGGTTCAGTATCCAGAGGCCCGGGCCCAGTACAGGAGACTGCTAAATGTAGTAGACGATTTCCGTCAAACCAAG CAGGCATCTACTTCAAGTCCGATAAGTTCGGAAGGGGCAGTTGATGGTGTTGAGGATTTGATTGATATTGACATGCTTTTTGATGATGATAATTTCTTACCTATAGTATTCGATTGA
- the LOC123920062 gene encoding calmodulin-binding transcription activator 2-like isoform X6: protein MVIIHSFHDLLHIYKIESLTVDDVNKDGAKETLGMKAVQTISERIATPVFSGDIPDPDVICLKDSLDAVRNATQAADRIHQVYRMQSFQRKQLAQYEGDDEFGLSDQQALSVLASKASKSGHGDGSVNAAAIQIQKKFRGWTKRKEFLFIRQRVVKIQAHVRGHQVRKKYKSIIWSVGILEKVVIRWRRKGSGLRGFRPDAVIKAPNQPSNNPVKEDDYDFLKEGRKQSEERFQKALSRVKSMVQYPEARAQYRRLLNVVDDFRQTKASTSSPISSEGAVDGVEDLIDIDMLFDDDNFLPIVFD, encoded by the exons ATGgtaatcattcattcatttcatgacttgttacatatttataaaattgaatcACTCACCGTGGATGATGTGAATAAAGATGGTGCAAAAGAAACTTTGGGAATGAAAGCAGTACAGACGATTTCAGAACGAATTGCAACACCTGTGTTTAGTGGGGATATACCAGATCCAGATGTTATCTGCCTTAAGGATTCTCTCGATGCTGTCCGGAATGCTACACAAGCTGCTGATAGAATACATCAAGTATATAGAATGCAATCATTTCAAAGAAAGCAGTTAGCTCAGTATGAAGGTGACGATGAGTTTGGATTGTCAGATCAGCAAGCTCTTTCGGTTCTTGCCTCTAAGGCATCCAAATCTGGTCATGGGGATGGTTCAGTCAATGCTGCTGCAATACAAATACAGAAAAAGTTCCGTGGCTGGACAAAGAGAAAAGAATTCCTGTTCATTCGTCAAAGAGTTGTTAAAATTCAG GCTCATGTAAGAGGTCACCAAGTAAGAAAGAAGTATAAATCAATTATCTGGTCTGTGGGCATCCTGGAGAAGGTTGTAATACGGTGGAGGCGCAAGGGCAGCGGTTTACGTGGATTTCGACCAGATGCTGTTATTAAGGCCCCCAACCAACCAAGCAACAATCCTGTGAAGGAGGATGATTATGATTTTCTCAAGGAAGGGAGGAAACAGAGTGAAGAAAGATTCCAAAAGGCTCTTTCAAGGGTTAAGTCCATGGTTCAGTATCCAGAGGCCCGGGCCCAGTACAGGAGACTGCTAAATGTAGTAGACGATTTCCGTCAAACCAAG GCATCTACTTCAAGTCCGATAAGTTCGGAAGGGGCAGTTGATGGTGTTGAGGATTTGATTGATATTGACATGCTTTTTGATGATGATAATTTCTTACCTATAGTATTCGATTGA
- the LOC123924719 gene encoding protein IQ-DOMAIN 33, translating to MGFTVGLVRNVFSRNHAIRSHERKIMRRNSSENRRWISVKSYLCGNEFNSVLAEEDSASIKSSEVTVTQSIQEDLLSDKGETKSEETVENVIEKGTNSNSKSLNEEEAAIIIQSAYRSFKLRCKNEEIIRSETDEEKLNLVTESPDRKSMATSVEVQTGNSIEIFSLEGQKMSIYNRIQNRNRTRAIKQKEDWDDSTVSSNVSKMRMQNRMEASTRRERALAYAFSQQPRICSKRKLAKHENNMEQNMSWSWLERWMATRLQDTSSVESHAMNQYENFNTDDLHKFTIKTRFLDASGGEEKESCGSNEVPLHFDNYSINSQDETVSSFKLPTTKKTNFKARRTVSRRKTVPSYQFHDENPKVSIKDGSSNAIKDIKQKPKQDGSKTEISQMTINTTKTSSDE from the exons ATGGGTTTCACTGTTGGGTTAGTAAGAAATGTCTTCTCAAGAAATCATGCTATTAGGTCTCATGAAAGAAAG ATAATGAGACGAAATTCTTCGGAAAATAGAAGATGGATATCTGTTAAATCATATCTGTGTGGCAATGAATTCAATTCAGTTCTTGCTGAGGAAGATTCAGCTTCAATTAAAAGCTCTGAAGTTACAGTTACACAATCCATACAAGAAGATTTGTTGAGTGATAAAGGAGAAACCAAGAGTGAAGAAACTGTTGAGAATGTAATAGAGAAAGGTActaattcaaactccaaatcatTGAATGAAGAAGAAGCAGCTATTATTATTCAATCAGCATATAGAAGTTTCAAG TTGAGGTGTAAAAATGAAGAAATCATAAGGTCAGAAACTGATGAAGAGAAGCTGAATTTAGTAACAGAAAGTCCAGATAGAAAATCTATGGCCACATCAGTTGAAGTACAAACAGGGAATTCCATTGAAATTTTCTCACTTGAAGGACAAAAAATGAGCATTTACAACAGAATTCAGAACAGGAACAGAACAAGAGCAATAAAGCAAAAG GAAGATTGGGATGATAGTACTGTGAGTAGCAATGTTTCAAAAATGAGGATGCAGAACAGAATGGAGGCATCAACAAGGAGAGAAAGAGCATTGGCTTATGCCTTCTCACaacag CCAAGAATATGTTCAAAGAGAAAATTAGCAAAACATGAGAACAACATGGAACAAAATATGAGCTGGAGTTGGCTTGAAAGATGGATGGCAACCAGACTTCAAGACACTTCATCAGTTGAAAGCCATGCTATGAATCAGTATGAAAATTTCAACACTGATGATCTTCACAAATTCACTATAAAGACAAGATTTTTAGATGCTTCTGGTggtgaagaaaaagagagttGTGGATCAAATGAAGTGCCACTTCATTTTGATAACTATTCAATAAATTCACAAGATGAAACAGTTAGCAGCTTCAAATTGCCAACAACAAAAAAGACTAATTTTAAAGCTAGGAGAACTGTGTCTAGAAGGAAAACTGTGCCAAGTTATCAGTTCCATGATGAGAATCCTAAG GTGAGCATTAAAGATGGTTCAAGCAATGCTATTAAGGATATTAAGCAAAAACCAAAGCAAGATGGAAGCAAGACAGAAATAAGTCAAATGACAATTAACACCACCAAAACTTCTTCTGATGAGTAA
- the LOC123920062 gene encoding calmodulin-binding transcription activator 2-like isoform X5: MLADQMVIIHSFHDLLHIYKIESLTVDDVNKDGAKETLGMKAVQTISERIATPVFSGDIPDPDVICLKDSLDAVRNATQAADRIHQVYRMQSFQRKQLAQYEGDDEFGLSDQQALSVLASKASKSGHGDGSVNAAAIQIQKKFRGWTKRKEFLFIRQRVVKIQAHVRGHQVRKKYKSIIWSVGILEKVVIRWRRKGSGLRGFRPDAVIKAPNQPSNNPVKEDDYDFLKEGRKQSEERFQKALSRVKSMVQYPEARAQYRRLLNVVDDFRQTKASTSSPISSEGAVDGVEDLIDIDMLFDDDNFLPIVFD, encoded by the exons ATGTTGGCTGATCAGATGgtaatcattcattcatttcatgacttgttacatatttataaaattgaatcACTCACCGTGGATGATGTGAATAAAGATGGTGCAAAAGAAACTTTGGGAATGAAAGCAGTACAGACGATTTCAGAACGAATTGCAACACCTGTGTTTAGTGGGGATATACCAGATCCAGATGTTATCTGCCTTAAGGATTCTCTCGATGCTGTCCGGAATGCTACACAAGCTGCTGATAGAATACATCAAGTATATAGAATGCAATCATTTCAAAGAAAGCAGTTAGCTCAGTATGAAGGTGACGATGAGTTTGGATTGTCAGATCAGCAAGCTCTTTCGGTTCTTGCCTCTAAGGCATCCAAATCTGGTCATGGGGATGGTTCAGTCAATGCTGCTGCAATACAAATACAGAAAAAGTTCCGTGGCTGGACAAAGAGAAAAGAATTCCTGTTCATTCGTCAAAGAGTTGTTAAAATTCAG GCTCATGTAAGAGGTCACCAAGTAAGAAAGAAGTATAAATCAATTATCTGGTCTGTGGGCATCCTGGAGAAGGTTGTAATACGGTGGAGGCGCAAGGGCAGCGGTTTACGTGGATTTCGACCAGATGCTGTTATTAAGGCCCCCAACCAACCAAGCAACAATCCTGTGAAGGAGGATGATTATGATTTTCTCAAGGAAGGGAGGAAACAGAGTGAAGAAAGATTCCAAAAGGCTCTTTCAAGGGTTAAGTCCATGGTTCAGTATCCAGAGGCCCGGGCCCAGTACAGGAGACTGCTAAATGTAGTAGACGATTTCCGTCAAACCAAG GCATCTACTTCAAGTCCGATAAGTTCGGAAGGGGCAGTTGATGGTGTTGAGGATTTGATTGATATTGACATGCTTTTTGATGATGATAATTTCTTACCTATAGTATTCGATTGA
- the LOC123881663 gene encoding abscisic acid and environmental stress-inducible protein-like — translation MDSKKAMLIGLLAMVLLISSEVSARDLAETSSDTKKEVVEQTNEVNDAKYGGGGYHNGGGYNNGGGYHNGGGYNNGGGYHNGGGGGYHNGGGYNNGGGYHNGGGGGYHNGGGYNNGGGYHNGGGGGYHNGGGYNNGGGYHNGGGGGYHNGGGYNGGGGYHNDGRGGYNGVGGYHNGGGGGHGETVHN, via the exons ATGGATTCTAAAAAGGCAATGCTCATAGGCCTCTTGGCCATGGTTCTTCTTATCTCCTCCGAAGTTTCAGCTAGGGACTTAGCTGAAACTTCCTCTGATACAAAAAAGG AAGTTGTTGAACAAACTAATGAAGTAAATGATGCCAAATATGGTGGAGGTGGTTACCACAACGGCGGTGGTTACAACAATGGAGGTGGTTACCATAACGGTGGTGGTTACAATAATGGGGGTGGTTACCACAACGGTGGAGGCGGTGGTTACCATAACGGTGGTGGTTATAATAATGGGGGTGGTTACCACAACGGTGGAGGCGGTGGTTACCATAACGGTGGTGGTTACAATAATGGGGGTGGTTACCACAACGGTGGAGGCGGTGGTTACCATAACGGTGGTGGTTACAATAATGGGGGTGGTTACCATAACGGTGGAGGAGGTGGTTACCATAATGGTGGTGGTTACAATGGCGGAGGTGGTTACCACAACGATGGAAGAGGTGGTTACAATGGTGTGGGAGGTTACCATAATGGTGGAGGTGGTGGTCATGGTGAAACTGTTCATAACTGA
- the LOC123920062 gene encoding calmodulin-binding transcription activator 2-like isoform X1, with product MGPSLDDLLYYCSGKFSLKSVLMLADQMVIIHSFHDLLHIYKIESLTVDDVNKDGAKETLGMKAVQTISERIATPVFSGDIPDPDVICLKDSLDAVRNATQAADRIHQVYRMQSFQRKQLAQYEGDDEFGLSDQQALSVLASKASKSGHGDGSVNAAAIQIQKKFRGWTKRKEFLFIRQRVVKIQAHVRGHQVRKKYKSIIWSVGILEKVVIRWRRKGSGLRGFRPDAVIKAPNQPSNNPVKEDDYDFLKEGRKQSEERFQKALSRVKSMVQYPEARAQYRRLLNVVDDFRQTKQASTSSPISSEGAVDGVEDLIDIDMLFDDDNFLPIVFD from the exons ATGGGACCGAGTCTCGATGACCTCCTTTACTATTGTAGTGGCAAGTTTTCGCTAAAATCGGTTTTGATGTTGGCTGATCAGATGgtaatcattcattcatttcatgacttgttacatatttataaaattgaatcACTCACCGTGGATGATGTGAATAAAGATGGTGCAAAAGAAACTTTGGGAATGAAAGCAGTACAGACGATTTCAGAACGAATTGCAACACCTGTGTTTAGTGGGGATATACCAGATCCAGATGTTATCTGCCTTAAGGATTCTCTCGATGCTGTCCGGAATGCTACACAAGCTGCTGATAGAATACATCAAGTATATAGAATGCAATCATTTCAAAGAAAGCAGTTAGCTCAGTATGAAGGTGACGATGAGTTTGGATTGTCAGATCAGCAAGCTCTTTCGGTTCTTGCCTCTAAGGCATCCAAATCTGGTCATGGGGATGGTTCAGTCAATGCTGCTGCAATACAAATACAGAAAAAGTTCCGTGGCTGGACAAAGAGAAAAGAATTCCTGTTCATTCGTCAAAGAGTTGTTAAAATTCAG GCTCATGTAAGAGGTCACCAAGTAAGAAAGAAGTATAAATCAATTATCTGGTCTGTGGGCATCCTGGAGAAGGTTGTAATACGGTGGAGGCGCAAGGGCAGCGGTTTACGTGGATTTCGACCAGATGCTGTTATTAAGGCCCCCAACCAACCAAGCAACAATCCTGTGAAGGAGGATGATTATGATTTTCTCAAGGAAGGGAGGAAACAGAGTGAAGAAAGATTCCAAAAGGCTCTTTCAAGGGTTAAGTCCATGGTTCAGTATCCAGAGGCCCGGGCCCAGTACAGGAGACTGCTAAATGTAGTAGACGATTTCCGTCAAACCAAG CAGGCATCTACTTCAAGTCCGATAAGTTCGGAAGGGGCAGTTGATGGTGTTGAGGATTTGATTGATATTGACATGCTTTTTGATGATGATAATTTCTTACCTATAGTATTCGATTGA
- the LOC123920062 gene encoding calmodulin-binding transcription activator 2-like isoform X3, with product MLADQMVIIHSFHDLLHIYKIESLTVDDVNKDGAKETLGMKAVQTISERIATPVFSGDIPDPDVICLKDSLDAVRNATQAADRIHQVYRMQSFQRKQLAQYEGDDEFGLSDQQALSVLASKASKSGHGDGSVNAAAIQIQKKFRGWTKRKEFLFIRQRVVKIQAHVRGHQVRKKYKSIIWSVGILEKVVIRWRRKGSGLRGFRPDAVIKAPNQPSNNPVKEDDYDFLKEGRKQSEERFQKALSRVKSMVQYPEARAQYRRLLNVVDDFRQTKQASTSSPISSEGAVDGVEDLIDIDMLFDDDNFLPIVFD from the exons ATGTTGGCTGATCAGATGgtaatcattcattcatttcatgacttgttacatatttataaaattgaatcACTCACCGTGGATGATGTGAATAAAGATGGTGCAAAAGAAACTTTGGGAATGAAAGCAGTACAGACGATTTCAGAACGAATTGCAACACCTGTGTTTAGTGGGGATATACCAGATCCAGATGTTATCTGCCTTAAGGATTCTCTCGATGCTGTCCGGAATGCTACACAAGCTGCTGATAGAATACATCAAGTATATAGAATGCAATCATTTCAAAGAAAGCAGTTAGCTCAGTATGAAGGTGACGATGAGTTTGGATTGTCAGATCAGCAAGCTCTTTCGGTTCTTGCCTCTAAGGCATCCAAATCTGGTCATGGGGATGGTTCAGTCAATGCTGCTGCAATACAAATACAGAAAAAGTTCCGTGGCTGGACAAAGAGAAAAGAATTCCTGTTCATTCGTCAAAGAGTTGTTAAAATTCAG GCTCATGTAAGAGGTCACCAAGTAAGAAAGAAGTATAAATCAATTATCTGGTCTGTGGGCATCCTGGAGAAGGTTGTAATACGGTGGAGGCGCAAGGGCAGCGGTTTACGTGGATTTCGACCAGATGCTGTTATTAAGGCCCCCAACCAACCAAGCAACAATCCTGTGAAGGAGGATGATTATGATTTTCTCAAGGAAGGGAGGAAACAGAGTGAAGAAAGATTCCAAAAGGCTCTTTCAAGGGTTAAGTCCATGGTTCAGTATCCAGAGGCCCGGGCCCAGTACAGGAGACTGCTAAATGTAGTAGACGATTTCCGTCAAACCAAG CAGGCATCTACTTCAAGTCCGATAAGTTCGGAAGGGGCAGTTGATGGTGTTGAGGATTTGATTGATATTGACATGCTTTTTGATGATGATAATTTCTTACCTATAGTATTCGATTGA